Proteins encoded in a region of the Mercenaria mercenaria strain notata chromosome 1, MADL_Memer_1, whole genome shotgun sequence genome:
- the LOC123537144 gene encoding fos-related antigen 1-like isoform X3 — protein MKKYVVCKYATPAFSSGISASSTSTLTPTTLSNLEQTFIELQSVPSRTMQNPITQSGFVPPIVHSALQSDNDLYSDSSSNLSADDYLPSAPKKVKIGDKTTTIMSKYEIENPQRKTHRRQIREDEISPEEAARRNLRRERNKVAAAKCRQRRVDHTNRLLNETDKLEAEGQAIEQEIQALQQEKDQLEFILQAHNPICKINGSHPNSSHLSVKVKRELERDQPQNLTVSTSSESKKEVPAFTSRPSSLSLLKRDLKSELVSAGVSITTPSSGFYSITLDTMVDHTGLTPLTGSLGHTGLTPITSMPQSCSSEVTKKQSTSSESSDGMKSPSNLITL, from the exons ATGAAAAAATACGTCGTATGCAAG tatgCTACACCAGCATTTTCAAGTGGTATATCAGCAAGTAGCACTTCAACGCTCACGCCTACCACCTTGAGCAACCTTGAACAGACATTTATCGAGCTGCAGTCAGTGCCAAGCCGTACCATGCAGAACCCCATTACTCAGAGTGGCTTCGTGCCACCTATTGTTCACTCAGCGCTACAGTCGGACAATGATCTTTATAGTGACAGTAGTAGCAACCTCAGCGCAGACGACTACTTGCCATCTGCACCGAAGAAAGTCAAAATCGGGGATAAGACAACTACCATCATGTCTAAGTACGAAATAGAAAATCCCCAAAGAAAGACACACAGACGACAGATTCGAGAAGATGAA ATATCACCAGAAGAAGCGGCACGCAGAAATCTCCGACGTGAACGAAACAAGGTTGCTGCAGCAAAATGTCGTCAGCGACGAGTTGATCACACAAATAGGTTATTGAAT GAAACTGACAAGTTGGAAGCTGAGGGGCAGGCAATTGAACAAGAAATTCAGGCATTACAGCAAGAAAAAGATCAACTGGAGTTTATTCTGCAGGCCCATAATCCAATCTGCAAAATTAACGGCAGTCATCCTAACAGCAGTCATCTCTCCGTCAAGGTTAAACGGGAGTTAGAGCGAGACCAGCCGCAAAACTTAACCGTGTCAACATCTAGTGAATCTAAGAAGGAAGTGCCAGCTTTTACATCTAGACCATCAAGTTTGTCACTTCTGAAACGCGATTTGAAAAGTGAACTTGTGTCGGCCGGCGTTTCAATAACGACTCCATCAAGTGGGTTTTACAGCATAACGCTGGACACTATGGTAGATCATACAGGGTTAACTCCATTGACTGGAAGTTTAGGACATACAGGTCTTACACCTATAACAAGTATGCCACAGTCTTGCAGTAGTGAAGTAACAAAAAAACAGTCAACATCTAGTGAAAGTTCTGATGGCATGAAGTCGCCATCAAATCTAATCACATTGTAG
- the LOC123537144 gene encoding fos-related antigen 2-like isoform X1, protein MYTEMEGESKYHVANILSNLSNGGHAAVQVNTYATPAFSSGISASSTSTLTPTTLSNLEQTFIELQSVPSRTMQNPITQSGFVPPIVHSALQSDNDLYSDSSSNLSADDYLPSAPKKVKIGDKTTTIMSKYEIENPQRKTHRRQIREDEISPEEAARRNLRRERNKVAAAKCRQRRVDHTNRLLNETDKLEAEGQAIEQEIQALQQEKDQLEFILQAHNPICKINGSHPNSSHLSVKVKRELERDQPQNLTVSTSSESKKEVPAFTSRPSSLSLLKRDLKSELVSAGVSITTPSSGFYSITLDTMVDHTGLTPLTGSLGHTGLTPITSMPQSCSSEVTKKQSTSSESSDGMKSPSNLITL, encoded by the exons ATGTATACGGAAATGGAAGGAGAATCGAAATATCACGTGGCGAATATACTGTCAAATTTGTCTAATGGCGGACATGCGGCCGTTCAAGTAAACACA tatgCTACACCAGCATTTTCAAGTGGTATATCAGCAAGTAGCACTTCAACGCTCACGCCTACCACCTTGAGCAACCTTGAACAGACATTTATCGAGCTGCAGTCAGTGCCAAGCCGTACCATGCAGAACCCCATTACTCAGAGTGGCTTCGTGCCACCTATTGTTCACTCAGCGCTACAGTCGGACAATGATCTTTATAGTGACAGTAGTAGCAACCTCAGCGCAGACGACTACTTGCCATCTGCACCGAAGAAAGTCAAAATCGGGGATAAGACAACTACCATCATGTCTAAGTACGAAATAGAAAATCCCCAAAGAAAGACACACAGACGACAGATTCGAGAAGATGAA ATATCACCAGAAGAAGCGGCACGCAGAAATCTCCGACGTGAACGAAACAAGGTTGCTGCAGCAAAATGTCGTCAGCGACGAGTTGATCACACAAATAGGTTATTGAAT GAAACTGACAAGTTGGAAGCTGAGGGGCAGGCAATTGAACAAGAAATTCAGGCATTACAGCAAGAAAAAGATCAACTGGAGTTTATTCTGCAGGCCCATAATCCAATCTGCAAAATTAACGGCAGTCATCCTAACAGCAGTCATCTCTCCGTCAAGGTTAAACGGGAGTTAGAGCGAGACCAGCCGCAAAACTTAACCGTGTCAACATCTAGTGAATCTAAGAAGGAAGTGCCAGCTTTTACATCTAGACCATCAAGTTTGTCACTTCTGAAACGCGATTTGAAAAGTGAACTTGTGTCGGCCGGCGTTTCAATAACGACTCCATCAAGTGGGTTTTACAGCATAACGCTGGACACTATGGTAGATCATACAGGGTTAACTCCATTGACTGGAAGTTTAGGACATACAGGTCTTACACCTATAACAAGTATGCCACAGTCTTGCAGTAGTGAAGTAACAAAAAAACAGTCAACATCTAGTGAAAGTTCTGATGGCATGAAGTCGCCATCAAATCTAATCACATTGTAG
- the LOC123537144 gene encoding fos-related antigen 1-like isoform X2: MMWNYSCRYATPAFSSGISASSTSTLTPTTLSNLEQTFIELQSVPSRTMQNPITQSGFVPPIVHSALQSDNDLYSDSSSNLSADDYLPSAPKKVKIGDKTTTIMSKYEIENPQRKTHRRQIREDEISPEEAARRNLRRERNKVAAAKCRQRRVDHTNRLLNETDKLEAEGQAIEQEIQALQQEKDQLEFILQAHNPICKINGSHPNSSHLSVKVKRELERDQPQNLTVSTSSESKKEVPAFTSRPSSLSLLKRDLKSELVSAGVSITTPSSGFYSITLDTMVDHTGLTPLTGSLGHTGLTPITSMPQSCSSEVTKKQSTSSESSDGMKSPSNLITL; encoded by the exons atgatgtggAATTATTCATGCAGG tatgCTACACCAGCATTTTCAAGTGGTATATCAGCAAGTAGCACTTCAACGCTCACGCCTACCACCTTGAGCAACCTTGAACAGACATTTATCGAGCTGCAGTCAGTGCCAAGCCGTACCATGCAGAACCCCATTACTCAGAGTGGCTTCGTGCCACCTATTGTTCACTCAGCGCTACAGTCGGACAATGATCTTTATAGTGACAGTAGTAGCAACCTCAGCGCAGACGACTACTTGCCATCTGCACCGAAGAAAGTCAAAATCGGGGATAAGACAACTACCATCATGTCTAAGTACGAAATAGAAAATCCCCAAAGAAAGACACACAGACGACAGATTCGAGAAGATGAA ATATCACCAGAAGAAGCGGCACGCAGAAATCTCCGACGTGAACGAAACAAGGTTGCTGCAGCAAAATGTCGTCAGCGACGAGTTGATCACACAAATAGGTTATTGAAT GAAACTGACAAGTTGGAAGCTGAGGGGCAGGCAATTGAACAAGAAATTCAGGCATTACAGCAAGAAAAAGATCAACTGGAGTTTATTCTGCAGGCCCATAATCCAATCTGCAAAATTAACGGCAGTCATCCTAACAGCAGTCATCTCTCCGTCAAGGTTAAACGGGAGTTAGAGCGAGACCAGCCGCAAAACTTAACCGTGTCAACATCTAGTGAATCTAAGAAGGAAGTGCCAGCTTTTACATCTAGACCATCAAGTTTGTCACTTCTGAAACGCGATTTGAAAAGTGAACTTGTGTCGGCCGGCGTTTCAATAACGACTCCATCAAGTGGGTTTTACAGCATAACGCTGGACACTATGGTAGATCATACAGGGTTAACTCCATTGACTGGAAGTTTAGGACATACAGGTCTTACACCTATAACAAGTATGCCACAGTCTTGCAGTAGTGAAGTAACAAAAAAACAGTCAACATCTAGTGAAAGTTCTGATGGCATGAAGTCGCCATCAAATCTAATCACATTGTAG